From one Plasmodium malariae genome assembly, chromosome: 12 genomic stretch:
- the YIP1 gene encoding protein transport protein YIP1, putative, translating to MNYYNQKIINRANNRNDNNKESNFANAENNLSTSPFSLNKNLYDNNPYSKPSNIFPSTPFENNLYTNNSQKKNLNYIDINTSSNSNINSYGKSIISSSIHNNHNIQNNSNNNVNINNNYSNSGSNYINVVATNPFNNQTNAHSDVINKDSDTFFSNYSSSKKSNIKENEHKQEKDEDEEDELPLLEELGINFDLISKRMKSVFMFYKIDDTLFENSDLSGPLIIVLSLGFILLLAGKASFSYIYLIGIVSSLSIYLLLNMMSQNATLDLYRTISMLGYALLPLVILSLISIIINLRSNRGYSISFFCISWSALTASRFFEVALRMNSQRYLVAYPIFLLYSCFALIIIF from the exons atgaattactACAATCAAAAAATCATTAATAGGGCAAATAATAGAaacgataataataaagagtCAAATTTTGCTAATgctgaaaataatttaagtaCAAGTCCATttagtttaaataaaaacttgTACGACAACAATCCTTATAGCAAACCTAGTAACATATTTCCGAGTACAccatttgaaaataatttatatacaaataattcgcaaaagaaaaatttaaattacatTGACATTAACACTagcagtaacagtaacataAACAGCTACGGTAAAAGTATTATCTCTAGCAGTATACATAATAAccataatatacaaaataacagtaataataatgttaatattaataataactatAGCAACAGTGGTAGTAACTACATTAACGTGGTAGCTACAAACCCATTCAACAATCAGACAAATGCACACAGTGATGTAATTAATAAAGACAGTGATACTTTTTTCAGTAATTATAGTTCTTCAAAAAAGAGtaacataaaagaaaatgaacaTAAACAGGAAAAAGACGAGGATGAAGAAGACGAACTACCATTACTGGAAGAACTTGGAATTAACTTTGATTTGATTTCTAAAAGAATGAAATCagtttttatgttttacaA AATTGATGATactttatttgaaaattcgGATTTATCGGGTCCTTTAATTATTGTTCTTTCCCTAGGatttatactattatta GCTGGAAAAGCATCCTTCAGTTACATTTACTTAATTGGAATTGTCAGTAGCCttagtatatatttgctACTAAATATGATGAGCCAG AATGCTACATTGGACTTGTATCGAACAATAAGTATGTTAGGATACGCTTTGCTCCCTTTGGTTATTTTGTCTCTTATTTCGatcattattaatttacG GTCAAATAGGGGATACTCCATTTCCTTTTTCTGCATATCATGGTCTGCTTTAACGGCCTCAAGATTTTTTGAAGTG GCACTCCGGATGAACAGCCAAAGATATCTTGTGGCTTATCCCATATTTTTACTGTACTCTTGTTTTGcgttaattattattttttag
- the ISY1 gene encoding pre-mRNA-splicing factor ISY1, putative produces the protein MARNVEKGRSMLNQWLKAKELSDKKSFFKIPKRVHEVDDLESAESYRKYIIKEICSKIKEIQNYSLSDQHIRELNDQINKLISIKNKWEIRIIELGGPDYQTESNTLINAHCSELKGNNNYKYFGAAKNLKGVRELLFKESDDRRKLVLKKKKEKRNLEKFVNIHYFGYCDDENEILLKEELKIQKKLEKNDLKILKRIRSLKNNN, from the exons atggcgAGAAATGTTGAAAAAGGAAGATCTATGTTAAATCAATGGCTAAAAGCAAAGGAGTTAAGCGACAAGaaaagtttttttaaaattccaAAGAGAGTCCACGAAGTAGATGACTTGGAATCAGCCGAATCGTA CCGTAAATACATAATCAAAGAAATATGTAGCAAGATTAAGGAAATACAAAATTACAGTTTGAGTGATCAACACATACGAGAATTAAATgatcaaataaataaattaatttctataaaaaataaatgggAAATAAGAATTATAGAG cTTGGTGGACCTGATTATCAAACTGAGTCGAACACATTGATCAACGCGCATT GTAGTGAACTAAAAGGaaacaataattataaatactttGGAGCAGCTAAAAATTTGAAAGGGGTACGAGAGTTATTATTCAAAGAGAGCGATGATCGGAGGAAgttagttttaaaaaaaaaaaaggaaaaaagaaatttagaaaaatttgtaaatattcattattttggTTACTGTGATGACGAAAATGAAATTCTGCTTAAGGAGgaattaaaaattcaaaaaaaactagaaaaaaatgacttaaaaatattaaaaagaataagatcactaaaaaataataattaa